TATTGAAGTTCGAATATATAAAGAAAAAATTAAAGAAATTTGCTTAACTGGTTAGGCTAATGAAAATCATATATTTACGGTAAATATTTACTCTTAAAATAGAATAAAAAGACCGAACCAAGAAATATAAAATCAAAAAAAATAAATACTATAATATCGCAACTACGTATAACTTCCGCTAACCACTTCGCTTCGGGACTTCGCCCTCGCTCGGTCTGCGACACATAGGCTTCTGGCACTCCCCTTGCCTGCGCAAGTGTCGTTCCAGTCCCTAACGTCCCGTTGGGACTCAGGGCCAGCCTACGTCGGTTAGCTAGTTCGTTATACGCCAGTTGCAAATTTTTCGTTTAAAATTAGAATAAGATTATTAATCCTTTAAACATCTAAACCAAATTTTTTTATACACTTTGTAAGGTCATATAGAAATATTTAAAAAATTTGAATTTCCATCATTATCAGTAAGTCTCGATGAACAAATATCCCTTTTCATTTTGGAATCTAGAACTTAGAAAAAATATGATCTTAATTAAGAATAAAAACCAAAATAAATGAGAAATAAGCAAAAAATGAGAAATAAGGATACTAAATTTCAAATATATTTAACAAAAACATTTATAACTATTATTTTATTTGCATTAGTGTTTTGCAAAAATGATGAGCGCGAAGTTGAAGCATTGAAACTAAAACAACTTTTTGATGAGGGTAATTATATTGAAGTAATAAAATACTCTGAAATTTTGATGAAAAAATACCCCTCTTCAAAGAGCGGGTATTTAATAATGATTTCTGTTGCTTATCAACAGTTAGGTAATTTAGAAATGACAAAATTTTATATAAAAAAGGCAATTGAGCTTGATAACTCTCAAGGCGAAAACTATGCTAATTTGGGTGTAATATATTTTAATGAAAAAAACTATAAAGACTCACTACCATATTTACTCGAGGGCCTTGAGAAGGGTGGTTATAAGGACCCTTGTGCTTTAGTTTATGCTATTGGGTTATGCTATTCTGAATTAAAAGACGTAAATAATGCGGCTGGCGCCTTTCTCTCATTCCTTTCCAGATGTGAAAATGAGTCTAGATTTATTGAGCAAATAAAAATTGCTAATATGTATTTATTCGCAAACAAAGAGAAAATTGAGATTCGATAGAAGTTCAAAATCAATTTCTTCTTCCTTAATCGTCTAGAATTCCGATAATTCAAGAAGTATCACAATAGCTATGATCAATCTGCAACTTGGATCGCAAAAAGTTCTCTTTATATAGGCCAGCTCCCATTTGTAAATAGAAAAGATTTTCCTATGTGGCTAACGAAATCGTCGACCCAATATAAAAA
This genomic stretch from Leptospira wolbachii serovar Codice str. CDC harbors:
- a CDS encoding tetratricopeptide repeat protein translates to MRNKQKMRNKDTKFQIYLTKTFITIILFALVFCKNDEREVEALKLKQLFDEGNYIEVIKYSEILMKKYPSSKSGYLIMISVAYQQLGNLEMTKFYIKKAIELDNSQGENYANLGVIYFNEKNYKDSLPYLLEGLEKGGYKDPCALVYAIGLCYSELKDVNNAAGAFLSFLSRCENESRFIEQIKIANMYLFANKEKIEIR